Proteins from a genomic interval of Chanodichthys erythropterus isolate Z2021 chromosome 8, ASM2448905v1, whole genome shotgun sequence:
- the cnot4b gene encoding CCR4-NOT transcription complex subunit 4: protein MSRSPEVKEDPMECPLCMEPLEIDDVNFFPCTCGYQICRFCWHRIRTDENGLCPACRKPYPEDPAVYKPLSQEELQRIKNEKKQKQNERKQKITENRKHLSSVRVVQRNLVFVVGLSQRLADPEVLKRPEYFGKFGKIHKVVINNSTSYAGSQGPSASAYVTYIRSEDALRAIQCVNNVVVDGRTLKASLGTTKYCSYFLKSMQCPKPDCMYLHELGDEAASFTKEEMQAGKHQEYEQKLLQELYKTNPNFLQNSAGEKTKGKSGTSQSSNSNNKEAWPSLQTTGKTPNGLPEHHKTPPLDGGSDSENMTPDGPDSELGLGPIAGLPPFTSNCDPVSPSNKPSDCFSISNGETSQIPGNDSPSPPPGLTKPSLVVPICVAGLTVRSPFEGAAAESQSLFSDNSNFRHPNPIPSGLSSFSNSLHSNSDWPTAPEPQSLFTSDTIPVSSSTDWQAAFGFGSSTKQQDDDLGFDPFDVTRKALADLIEKELSVQDNASLPMTATKSASVFPHGPLLGPLHNAPSMKSPLQPPTSSHYAPNSSLPSRGFSQIPHRFNSFSFPGQTQTSRHSWMGMPMRNNLPHLNHTGPPSAAQHSSFLDLNLAQQHHSTGLGGIHMTENSTSVESLNVKEWQDGLRALLPNININFGGLPSSSSSSSSSSSSSSSVNHTGGISHSLSWDGTASWMDPAIITGIPASSGNSLDSLQDDNPPHWLKSLQTLTEMDVPSGSTVPPQPPHSGPFGAQYPHRAGWTPYPTTATVNPATQFHSPPPGFQTAFRASAQASTDLLQSAGMDRH from the exons ATGTCCCGTAGCCCTGAGGTGAAGGAGGACCCCATGGAGTGCCCACTGTGCATGGAACCATTGGAGATTGACGACGTCAATTTCTTCCCCTGCACCTGCGGCTACCAGATCTGCCGCTTCTGCTGGCATCGCATACGCACAGACGAGAATGGCCTTTGCCCAGCCTGCAGAAAG CCCTATCCAGAAGACCCTGCAGTGTACAAACCTCTCTCTCAAGAGGAACTTCAGAGGATAAAGAACGAGAAGAAGCAGAAGCAGAATGAGCGAAAGCAGAAGATCACAGAGAACCGCAAGCACCTCTCCAGTGTGCGAGTAGTCCAGAGAAACCTGGTGTTTGTGGTGGGCCTTTCACAGAGACTCGCCGACCCCGAG GTCTTAAAAAGGCCGGAATACTTCGGGAAGTTTGGAAAGATCCACAAAGTGGTCATCAATAACAGCACTTCTTATGCTGGCTCACAG GGTCCTAGCGCCAGTGCCTACGTCACTTACATTCGATCAGAAGATGCCCTCAGAGCTATACAATGCGTTAACAATGTTGTAGTAGACGGCAGAACACTTAAG GCTTCTTTAGGTACAACAAAATACTGCAGTTACTTTCTTAAAAGCATGCAGTGTCCCAAACCAGACTGCATGTATCTTCACGAGCTGGGAGACGAAGCTGCTAGTTTCACAAAAGAAGAAATGCAG GCAGGGAAACATCAGGAATATGAACAGAAACTCTTACAGGAGCTCTACAAAACAAACCCCAACTTCCTGCAGAACTCGGCGGGGGAGAAGACAAAGGGCAAATCGGGCACATCACAGAG TTCCAACAGTAACAACAAAGAGGCGTGGCCTTCGTTACAAACCACAGGGAAGACGCCCAATGGGCTTCCAGAACACCATAAGACCCCACCCCTAGATGGCGGCTCGGACTCTGAAAACATGACACCGGACGGTCCGGACTCAGAGCTGGGCCTTGGCCCCATCGCTGGGCTGCCCCCCTTCACATCAAACTGTGACCCTGTCAG CCCGAGTAACAAACCTTCAGATTGCTTCAGTATAAGTAACGGAGAAACATCACAA ATTCCTGGCAACGACTCTCCATCGCCCCCTCCTGGCCTGACCAAGCCATCTCTAGTGGTGCCTATTTGTGTAGCAGGGCTGACGGTACGGTCACCTTTCGAAGGAGCAGCAGCCGAGTCACAATCACTCTTTTCAGACAACAGCAACTTCCGGCACCCCAATCCCATCCCCAGTGGCCTGTCCAGCTTTTCCAATTCCCTTCACAGCAACTCTGATTGGCCCACTGCCCCAGAACCACAGAGCCTCTTCACGTCAG ATACCATACCAGTGTCGTCCTCTACGGACTGGCAAGCGGCCTTCGGTTTCGGCTCTTCGACCAAGCAGCAGGATGACGACCTAGGCTTTGACCCCTTTGACGTCACCCGTAAGGCACTGGCTGACCTTATAGAGAAAGAGCTCTCAGTGCAGGATAACGCCTCCTTGCCCATGACCGCCACAAAGTCAGCGTCAGTCTTCCCCCATGGGCCTTTACTCGGCCCGCTCCACAACGCCCCCTCCATGAAAAGCCCACTTCAGCCTCCTACGTCCTCACACTATGCCCCAAACTCCAGCCTGCCCTCACGAGGCTTCTCCCAGATCCCACACCGCTTCAACTCCTTCAGCTTTCCCGGCCAGACGCAGACCTCTCGCCACAGTTGGATGGGCATGCCCATGCGCAATAACCTCCCGCACTTGAATCACACCGGGCCCCCTTCCGCTGCACAGCATAGCAGCTTTTTGGACTTGAACTTGGCGCAACAACATCACAGTACAGGGCTTGGAGGTATCCATATGACAG AAAACAGCACCTCAGTAGAAAGTCTAAATGTGAAGGAGTGGCAGGACGGGCTCAGAGCGCTTTTACCCAACATCAACATCAACTTTGGTGGACTGCCCAGCTCCTCCTCATCCTCGtcttcatcctcctcctcctcctctagCGTGAACCACACGGGCGGCATCTCGCACAGCCTTAGCTGGGACGGCACAGCCAGCTGGATGGACCCCGCCATAATCACAG GTATCCCAGCATCCTCAGGCAACAGTCTGGACTCTCTGCAGGATGACAATCCTCCCCACTGGCTCAAATCCTTGCAGACGCTCACAGAGATGGATGTCCCTTCCGGCTCCACAGTGCCCCCCCAGCCCCCACACAGCGGCCCCTTCGGAGCCCAGTACCCCCACAGAGCCGGCTGGACCCCTTATCCAACCACAGCCACGGTCAACCCCGCGACCCAGTTCCACTCACCTCCCCCAGGCTTCCAGACCGCCTTCAGAGCCTCAGCCCAGGCCTCCACAGATCTGCTACAGAGTGCCGGCATGGACCGCCATTAG